The sequence below is a genomic window from Bacteroidales bacterium.
GCCTGCAATATTGTCTATATCAAGGCCGGCGCTTTTACATGCCGCATTGTTTGCCCATACCGGCTGCATGTTCTGGTCATATACCACTACGATCTCACTGAGGGCATCCAGAATGATTTTGGATCCTTTAACCAAAAAACCTTCCTTATCTTTCTCTCTTACCAGCGACACAGCTGTATCCTGATTCTCGGTTTTTTTATACCATACCTCCGGCTTTGTTTCAAAACACCACAATATAAAAGACTGACCCTCTTCCCTGAATGCGGCGAGTTTAATGCGAAGTGTCATGGACTCATACTGGAGGTGTTTTTCAATGGCATATCCCTGATCTTCTGCACCGCTTATCCATTCCAGCACCTTTTCCTTAGTTAGAGCGGGTATTATGCCCGCAATAGGCTTTCCTTCCGTTGCGTTGAAAAAAAAGGACAACCGGCATCCTTCATGAAGGTATAATTCCCTGATGTTTCCTTGATGGTCGGTAATCAGTACACAGCCGTTAATTAAGGAAACAAGCGACAAGAGTTTTTCATTCCTGTTTGATGCCTGGTATGGGGGTTGATTCTTGGACATATCCTGGAACAAAGTGCAAAAAATGCTGAAGCCTAATATTATCAAAAATTTTTATTACTGAGTGAATAAATATGAATGATCTTTGTTATTAAAATGAATGATCTGCATTACTATTTAGGTTGCACCTGCTTCTGGAGAGAACGAAATTAACTTTATAGGGCATCCTGGCAGGAATTTTTGTATCATCGAAGGATTAAGGTTTTAACTGACAGATATATAATGAATTAATAAATCTGAGTCTTCACATAAAAGAATTGATTACTTTGTTTGAGAAAGTTCCAATCAAAAAAAGTTGTTTATTTGTACAGCATGAGGATCTGAGGCGGCCGGTTTATTTTTAACCTATAACCCTACTGTTATGCATCTCAGTGTAATCGATATCCTGATCATTGTTGTTTATCTTATCGCCAGTATCATGATCGGGTACTGGGTATCACACAGGGCTTCGGCCAGCATACGGAATTATTTTCTCGGTGGTAATCAGCTTCCCTGGTATCTGCTGGGTGTATCGAACGCATCCGGAATGTTCGATATTGCCGGTACCATGCTGCTGGTCTACTGGTTATCGGTTTACGGGATGAAAAGTATGTGGATACCCTGGCTATGGCCTGTATTTAACCAGATCTTTCTGATGGTTTATCTGTCTTCGTGGTTGCGCAGAAGCAACGTTATGACCGGCGCCGAATGGATCAAAACCCGTTTTGGTACAGGCAAAGGGGCCAATCTGTCGCACATTATCGTTGTGATTTTTGCCATCGTGAGCGTGATTGGCTTTCTCTCATACGGTTTTAAAGGAATCGGGAAATTTATAACAGCGTTCCTTCCCCCCCTGGTAACTGATGCGGCAATGCTGGCCCGATATCCCCAGATGAATGAAAATCTTTACGCTCTGATCCTGATGGGCATTACTACATTTTACGTTGTCAAGGGTGGGATGTTCAGTGTGGTCATTACCGAAGTAATTCAATACTGTATTCTTACCATTGCCTCCATAGCTATCGGGATTATTGCCATTGTTAAGGTGTCTCCGGGCACAATCAATGCTGTGATTCCTGAAGGATGGAAGAGTATGTTTTTCGGCAAAACTGTTGGTCTCGACTGGACGCAGATTTCAGCGCAGGCATCGGCCAAACTTCATGCTTTCAATGACTGGATTCAGAATGACGGTTATTATTTGTTCGGGATCTTTTTTGTCATGGTGCTGTTCAAGGGGATTTTGCTTGCCGCAGCAGGACCCGCTCCCAATTATGATATGCAAAGAATCCTGTCCACGCGCAACCCTCAGGAGGCGTCGAAAATGAGTTCCCTTGTCAATGTGGTGCTGAATCCGTTCAGGTATTTCATGGTAGCCGGACTTACCGTGCTGGCTCTGACGAATTTTGATACGCTGTACACAGCCTCCATTACGGAACCTGATTTTGAATCCATTCTTCCCCAGGTACTTGCAACATATATTCCTGTCGGATTGCTCGGTTTTCTCATGGCGGGTCTGCTGGCCGCATTCATGAGCAATTTTGCAGCCACGGTTAATGCGGCACCTGCCTATATTGTGAATGATATCTATAAGAAATATATCAATCCGCATGCCAGCGAAAAAACGTATGTCCGTATGAGTTACCTTGCCTCCGTTGCAGTGGTGTTGGTAGGTGTCAGCATCGGGTTTTTTGTTGAATCCATCAATAAAATTGTTCTCTGGATCGTAGCCGGTCTGTGGGGAGGATACACCGCGTCCAACGTGCTCAAATGGTACTGGTGGCGTTTTAATGGCTACGGCTATTTCTGGGGTATGGTGACCGGCATTGCAGCATCCCTGATCCTGCCAGCGTTGAGCCATCTGTACCCTGTTTCGGTACTAAGCAATTCACCTCTTCCTGCCAATTTCAATATGAATGCTTTTCCGGTCATTTTCTTCCTGTCGCTTATTGGCTGCCTTCTTGGCACTTACCTCACCAGGCCCGAAGACGATGAGACGCTGAAGCATTTCTATAAAAATGTCAGGCCCTGGGGCTTCTGGAAACCGATCCATCAGAAGGTTGTTGCTGAAGACCCGTCGTTTGTGGGTAATAAAAACTTCCTGATCGATATGTTCAACATAGTTG
It includes:
- a CDS encoding Na+:solute symporter; its protein translation is MHLSVIDILIIVVYLIASIMIGYWVSHRASASIRNYFLGGNQLPWYLLGVSNASGMFDIAGTMLLVYWLSVYGMKSMWIPWLWPVFNQIFLMVYLSSWLRRSNVMTGAEWIKTRFGTGKGANLSHIIVVIFAIVSVIGFLSYGFKGIGKFITAFLPPLVTDAAMLARYPQMNENLYALILMGITTFYVVKGGMFSVVITEVIQYCILTIASIAIGIIAIVKVSPGTINAVIPEGWKSMFFGKTVGLDWTQISAQASAKLHAFNDWIQNDGYYLFGIFFVMVLFKGILLAAAGPAPNYDMQRILSTRNPQEASKMSSLVNVVLNPFRYFMVAGLTVLALTNFDTLYTASITEPDFESILPQVLATYIPVGLLGFLMAGLLAAFMSNFAATVNAAPAYIVNDIYKKYINPHASEKTYVRMSYLASVAVVLVGVSIGFFVESINKIVLWIVAGLWGGYTASNVLKWYWWRFNGYGYFWGMVTGIAASLILPALSHLYPVSVLSNSPLPANFNMNAFPVIFFLSLIGCLLGTYLTRPEDDETLKHFYKNVRPWGFWKPIHQKVVAEDPSFVGNKNFLIDMFNIVVGIVWQITLMAFPVYLVLRDWKLFGVTFGIMVITSLILKKTWWDRLKYVD